In Labrus mixtus chromosome 3, fLabMix1.1, whole genome shotgun sequence, a single window of DNA contains:
- the marchf2 gene encoding E3 ubiquitin-protein ligase MARCHF2 isoform X1, translating into MTTGGCCHLPGSLCDCASSTGLWKSVEEAGGDGCQALYVTQVTAIDGQLLSSVLKPIGSQIDGPICRICHEGGSGEVLLSPCDCTGTLGTVHKSCLERWLSSSNTSYCELCHTEFSIERRPRPLTEVTKWLRDPGPRNEKSTLFCDMVCFLFITPLAAISGWLCLRGAQDHLQLGSWLQSVGLIALTIALFTIYVLWTLVSFRYHCQLYSEWRRTNQKVRLLIPEAKDSNSSQHSLLSTKLMKKSANESIV; encoded by the exons ATGACGACAGGGGGTTGTTGCCACCTGCCCGGCTCCCTGTGTGACTGTGCGAGCAGCACAGGCCTGTGGAAGAGCGTGGAGGAGGCGGGCGGCGACGGGTGCCAGGCGCTCTACGTCACCCAGGTCACAGCCATCGACGGACAGCTGCTCTCCTCCGTGCTGAAACCCATCGGATCACAAAT TGATGGTCCCATCTGTCGCATTTGCCATGAAGGAGGCAGCGGTGAGGTTCTCCTATCTCCCTGTGACTGCACAGGCACCCTGGGCACCGTGCACAAGAGCTGCTTGGAGAGGTGGCTGTCGTCTTCCAACACCAGCTACTGTGAGCTCTGCCACACCGAGTTCAGCATCGAGCGCCGCCCGAGGCCCCTCACAgaggtaacaaag tgGCTGCGGGACCCCGGCCCTCGTAATGAGAAGAGCACGTTGTTCTGTGACATGGTGTGCTTCCTGTTCATCACTCCTCTAGCAGCTATCTCAGGTTGGCTGTGCCTGCGGGGAGCTCAGGACCACCTCCAGCTGGGGAGCTGGCTGCAGTCTGTGGGCCTCATAGCCCTGACCATCGCCCTCTTCACCATCTATGTCCTGTGGACTCTg GTGTCGTTCCGCTACCACTGTCAGCTTTACTCGGAGTGGAGGAGAACAAACCAGAAAGTACGTCTGCTCATTCCTGAAGCCAAGGACTCCAACTCTTCCCAGCATTCCTTGCTCTCGACCAAACTGATGAAGAAGTCGGCCAATGAGAGTATAGTATGA
- the marchf2 gene encoding E3 ubiquitin-protein ligase MARCHF2 isoform X2 has protein sequence MTTGGCCHLPGSLCDCASSTGLWKSVEEAGGDGCQALYVTQVTAIDGQLLSSVLKPIGSQIDGPICRICHEGGSGEVLLSPCDCTGTLGTVHKSCLERWLSSSNTSYCELCHTEFSIERRPRPLTEWLRDPGPRNEKSTLFCDMVCFLFITPLAAISGWLCLRGAQDHLQLGSWLQSVGLIALTIALFTIYVLWTLVSFRYHCQLYSEWRRTNQKVRLLIPEAKDSNSSQHSLLSTKLMKKSANESIV, from the exons ATGACGACAGGGGGTTGTTGCCACCTGCCCGGCTCCCTGTGTGACTGTGCGAGCAGCACAGGCCTGTGGAAGAGCGTGGAGGAGGCGGGCGGCGACGGGTGCCAGGCGCTCTACGTCACCCAGGTCACAGCCATCGACGGACAGCTGCTCTCCTCCGTGCTGAAACCCATCGGATCACAAAT TGATGGTCCCATCTGTCGCATTTGCCATGAAGGAGGCAGCGGTGAGGTTCTCCTATCTCCCTGTGACTGCACAGGCACCCTGGGCACCGTGCACAAGAGCTGCTTGGAGAGGTGGCTGTCGTCTTCCAACACCAGCTACTGTGAGCTCTGCCACACCGAGTTCAGCATCGAGCGCCGCCCGAGGCCCCTCACAgag tgGCTGCGGGACCCCGGCCCTCGTAATGAGAAGAGCACGTTGTTCTGTGACATGGTGTGCTTCCTGTTCATCACTCCTCTAGCAGCTATCTCAGGTTGGCTGTGCCTGCGGGGAGCTCAGGACCACCTCCAGCTGGGGAGCTGGCTGCAGTCTGTGGGCCTCATAGCCCTGACCATCGCCCTCTTCACCATCTATGTCCTGTGGACTCTg GTGTCGTTCCGCTACCACTGTCAGCTTTACTCGGAGTGGAGGAGAACAAACCAGAAAGTACGTCTGCTCATTCCTGAAGCCAAGGACTCCAACTCTTCCCAGCATTCCTTGCTCTCGACCAAACTGATGAAGAAGTCGGCCAATGAGAGTATAGTATGA
- the LOC132972046 gene encoding ras-related protein Rab-11B-like — translation MGTRDDEYDYLFKVVLIGDSGVGKSNLLSRFTRNEFNLESKSTIGVEFATRSIQVDGKTIKAQIWDTAGQERYRAITSAYYRGAVGALLVYDIAKHLTYENVERWLKELRDHADNNIVIMLVGNKSDLRHLRAVPTDEARAFSEKNTLSFIETSALDSTNVEEAFKNILTEIYRIVSQKQISDRSGHDESPGNNVVDISLPPTTDGQKGKLPCCQSL, via the exons ATGGGGACCCGGGATGACGAATACGACTACTTATTCAAAG TCGTTCTAATCGGAGACTCTGGAGTGGGGAAGAGTAACCTGCTGTCCCGCTTCACCAGAAATGAGTTCAACCTGGAGAGCAAGAGCACCATCGGGGTGGAGTTCGCCACCCGCAGCATCCAGGTGGACGGCAAGACCATCAAGGCCCAGATCTGGGACACGGCGGGACAGGAACGCTACAGAGCCATCACCTCAGc GTATTACCGGGGTGCAGTCGGCGCTCTCCTAGTTTATGACATCGCCAAACACCTGACCTATGAGAACGTTGAGCGCTGGCTGAAGGAGCTCAGGGACCACGCTGACAACAACATCGTCATCATGCTGGTTGGAAACAAGAGCGACCTTCGTCACCTCAGGGCCGTGCCAACTGATGAGGCTCGAGCTTTCTCAG AGAAGAACACTCTGTCGTTCATTGAAACCTCGGCGTTGGACTCCACTAATGTAGAAGAAGCGTTCAAAAACATTCTCACAG aAATCTACCGCATCGTCTCTCAGAAGCAAATATCGGACAGATCTGGACACGACGAGTCTCCAGGAAACAACGTAGTGGACATTAGCCTCCCCCCGACCACGGACGGGCAGAAGGGCAAACTCCCCTGCTGCCAAAGCCTGTGA